Genomic window (Phragmites australis chromosome 5, lpPhrAust1.1, whole genome shotgun sequence):
ACGGCGCCGTGGCGTCGACGCTCGCGCAGGTGGCGGTCACGGCCGTGGCGATCGCCTCGGGGGCGTGCCTGTCCACCAAGGTCGACTTCCTCTGGCCTCGCATCGAGCAGCTGCCTGGTAAAATCTATCTCCCTCTGCAATTGTGTCGATTTGTAGTGAATTAGCCCTATTGGGTACGTAGTTAAGGTATATAAGAGCTTTTGATTAAGTACCTAATTGTTGAAGCATGACTGTTTAGTTGCCACAGTTAGCAGTTATGTGTCAGCTATAAGCAATTCAGTCCCATGTGCGCACAGTTCTATTTGGATGAAGTCAGCATAGCTCTGTGCTTCCATTTTGTTAGCGTGATAACTCACAAGCTCTCATTGCCTTTTAGCTGATTTAAATTGTTGTGCCTCTTATTTTATTGGAAACTATTTTGTTGcatatcaggatgtcagacgTCAACATTATAGCTCACTAGATGTTGTTTGTGCTTTGTAGTTTAACATAATAAAGCAGTAAGCTATTTTGGTGCTTACTTCGCAGTTAGAATCGTTGGTGCAGCTAGCCAATAACAAATTTGTATGCCTGCAGTCTCTGCACCCATTTAATGTTAGGATTCATTCTGATAACTATCTCATATTTATATTCTGTATCTTTGCAGATACTCTTATATTTGAAGGAGTAGAGGTGACAGGATACCAGATATTTGAGGATCCAAAGGTGCAGAAAGCAATAGTATTTGCTAGCACGGCCCACCTTGGGCAATTTAGGAGAACAGGAGATCCATATGTTACACACTGCATACATACTGGGAAAATTTTAGCTGCCTTGGTTCCATCGACTGGAGAAAGAGTATATGCTTCATTTTTTCTTCACAAGCTTACTTAATGAGTGTTTTTCTTCTTTGATGAGTgtgtttcttctttcttcctttatAGGCTGTTAATACTGTCGTGGCTGGCATTCTTCATGATGTTATTGATGATACATCTGAGAGCTTGAAGAGCATAGAAGAGCAGTTTGGGGATGATGTTGCTAGTTTGGTATCCGGTGTTTCAAAATTAAGCTACATAAATCAGGTGAGTAGTTGACATATATGTTAGTGAATGTGCTATATAAGCGTAGAAACAAGACCCTGCTGACATTGATTGAGAAAGCATAACTGACTCGAGCACTCAGCCATATGTTTTTGGATGTAATACATTATGTTTGAAGTATGCCAATTTCAGTCCATTTTTCTCCATTATGGTTGAAACACACCAAACTATCCATTTTTAGACTCATTGGTCTCAAGTGTCAAAATGCACCATATACACAACAGTTCTGTTTTTCCTTGTTGCATAATTTAGCTCATATAATATTGATCTGTCGAAAGACTTCATTAGCACATTGCAGAAATCTTTATGTCTATTATACTTTATTTCCCTCAGGAATGCTCTTGCTATTGTTCATTactattttctgtgcattgcagcTACTGCGCAGGCATCGACAAAAAAATACTGGTGGGAGCACTCTTACTTCGGAAGAAGTATGTTCTCTTCCACTAATCTTTAGTTCATAGGGATGAGATTATATTGAACTATTTCAGTTCTCTTCTTATGTAGACTGTTAATTTCTTCAGTCTTTTCGCATGATTTTGCTTGTTAATGCATGAGTGCAAACAATGTATCAGCATGCTTTCGACAAAACTGTTGTCAGATACCAGAAAAGTATATAACAGTGCTTTCAGAAAACTCTGGATTGATTATCCTCTTGTTGTCAATCAGGCAAATAATCTGCGTGTTATGTTATTGGGGATGGTTGACGATCCTCGTGTGGTGCTCATCAAGCTGGCAGATCGCTTGCACAATATGCGAACCATGTATGTCAATCTAGACTTCTCATCAGTATCTAGCTTGTCCTGCTTATAATTTGTTTCCTACACGTAAATTATTCagtttttttatattctttttattcaTCGTGTTTCCTTTCCATGATATGTTATGTGAGCTTATAATATTTTCATCAGAAATTCCTGGTTCACATGACAAGCCTAGTCCCAAAGTATGGGATTACTGATAGAGAATGAACCATATAAATGCAATAGACCTAAATTGGACAAACACGTTGGGtttcaagtaaaaaagaaagaagggtAAATTGGATAATTGAATTCCTGTGTTTTTATTATCTGCTGCTACTTGATACAAAGGAATGGAGGTGGGAAATTCCTCGATTTATAGTCCATCGGACATATTCATTGGCTCTTCCCTAGGCATCAAGTTTACAAACTATCTTATTGTGCTTGGTACCCATAGTGAAAATTTACTGCATTCCCTTTCTCAAATCCGCATCGTTACCCATTTTGAATCATTTCTGTGTGTCAGCATCATAAAACAGTACAAATCATTTCCATGCTTATCCTTTTAGGTGCTTTACTTTACCTGCATGCAAACTTGGTTCCATTTGTATTGAGATGCTCCTACTCTTGACTTCATTATGCTATCAAATAGCTGTTGGATTCTGTAAAGTTTGCACCTTATGAAAAGCATTATTTCAGTTATGCTCTTCCTTTACCCAAAGCTGAAGCTGTTGCTCAAGAGACATTGGCTATCTGGTGCTCACTTGCTTCTCGATTGGGAGTCTGGGCTCTGAAAGCTGAGCTGGAAGATTTATGCTTTGCTGTCCTTCAGGTTTTAATTCTATTGAACATGTGTTATTGACTATGAAATGTTTACTTTAACATTTAGATGCTTTGggaaatttaaataaataattttcttgtcaaaaataTTCTTTGTTAGTGCCTATTCATTCAAATGGGTACATTATGTAAGGCACACAAACCTATGATTAGCCATTTTACCCCCCTTTTTTTACCAATTTGCGTTGTAATACGTTTTTTTACTGTGTATATCtttatattttgttcttcaatACCTCTGTTATGCATGCAGCCTCAGATCTTCAAGAAAATACAATCTGAACTTACTTTAATGTGGAATCGTACCAGCAAAGCTAAAAGTATGAGAAGGTCATCAGTTAGAAGTGAATTGCTTGCCTCAATGAAGGATGCACATACGATGCCTGCCCATGATTTGTTTAGCTCGTGCAACCAAGAAAAACCCAATATGAGGGTGAGTTTATTTCAAATTGCATATGTTTGTGTCTTCAGTGATGCCTGCAAAGTGCACACTGATCATTTGCCGTCAGTTGATTAACACTGTCATTTTTCAGTATTTTCATTTGTGCTTCCTCTCATATGGCAGCCATTATATCATATGAACATAAATATGAATAAAAGCAATACGTCCTTTCTGATTTTTGTTGCCTTGTAGTCTGACTGTATGTGACATCCGATATCTTACTATATGAAATATGCTTTTCTACCTGCAGGAGCTATTGCAGGCTGTATTGCCATTTGACCTCTTTTTGGATCGGAAGAGGCGCTCGTACTTCCTTAGTAATCTCAACAGTAGTTCTGAAGAATCTATACCAAAGCCTAAGATTGttgatgctgctgctgttgcactAGCATCTTTAGCAGCTTGTGAGGAAGAACTTGAGCGAGAATTACTCATATCAACATCGTAAGCTCAAACCTTAGTAGTTTCTAGAATGCTGATATCTGTCTCTCGTTATGTTACCTGCGAAGTCTACTAATTTTATAGTGGTTTCATTCTTAAATTATGTAATTTCTTGTCAGGTATATACCTGGGATGGAAGTGACTATGTCAAGTAGACTCAAGAGCTTGTATAGTATCTACTGCAAGGTACTACTTCATACTGAAAAATATGTGTGTTGTTTGTAGGTATATCCATGTCTCATCCATTATGACCACCTTAAACTTGAGAGTTTGTGCTGGAGTTTTGAGTCTAATCAAATTATTTTTCGTGTAATTGTATTCTGTGTGATGATTTCCTTACTAACACATTCCGTCTGCACAGATGAAAAGGAAAGATGTAGGAATTAGGCAAGTATATGATGCTCGTGCATTGAGAGTGATTGTTGGGGACAAAAATGGCGCGTTGCATGGACCTGCTGTTCGGAGTTGTTACAGCGTCCTTGATATAGTACACAGGTAAACTTAAGCATTTAATGCTGGAATTACTCGTGCCAATAACAGCTATACATACTAATGTGCTACTTGGCAAAAAAGCCCTTTATTTTAAGATATAGTGCATGGATGAACTTATTTCTGTATTACTTAGGAACTAGGTCTTGCCATGTTTATCATCATGAGTGTTCATTGTGGCTAATTTAAGATCTGTGTTTTAAATTTAATGCTATGAGTCCACAATTCACTAAGTGACGCTTATTTCAGTTTGAAACTTTTAGCTTTATCTGCGTGCAAGCTTTGTAAATTGTCTGCTCCACCTGCAGGCTATGGTCTCCAATTGATGGGGAATTTGATGACTACATTATCAATCCTAAGGGTAGCGGTTACCAAGTAAGAATCATCTAAAATCAACGTAAACATAACATGCATTGGTAATTTGAGGTATTGCCCTCAGCAGCCTGTAGCccatttggcagagctccagtTTCCAGCTCCACGTCAGATTTTGAGGTTGGAGGCTataataaagtggtttaaatcACTATTTTTAGTCTGAAATAGGAATAAGATGGCTCACCCAACTACCCTCAGTGTACTCATAGCTTCAGCTCCACAAATTCCTAGAGCTAGGAATATCTAGCTCCATGAATTCTTGGAgctagagctctgccaaacgggccAAAATTTCCAGAAGTTAGCATTCTGAGTTTTGCAATGGCACTGCTGTGGTGGCCCAAACTAGTATTATGCCAGTTCTATCATGAACTGGCAAGAGTCGAATTTTTATTTGCTTATCAATTAGTAGACTGCTGAGTACACTGTCTGagtttccctttttttcttaTCAATTTGCTGGTGTGTTTTTTCTCCTTTGCAGTCACTCCACACAGCAGTTCAGGCATCTGATAGCTCACCGCTGGAGGTCCAAATTAGGACCCAGGTAAATAATTTTGTACTTCTTACTTGAATAGATTCTGATAGTTCATCTTGATGCTGATGGAGGTCACTCTTCACAGCGAATGCATGAGTATGCAGAATATGGACTTGCTGCTCATTGGCTGTATAAGGAGAGCAAAGTTGAGTACAGAAGTGGCATGAGTAAGAGGATAAGCCAAAGTACATCATATTCATCAAGTTCTTCAGAAGATGAGAGTTCTATACAGGATGGTATTCCATCAAAGTACAGTTCTATGAAAGTGGGGCATCCGGTGCTAAGAATTGAAGGTAGTCACTTACTGGCAGCTGTCATAGTCAGGTACAGCTGGAAACAAAACTGTTATTTATTCTGGAAGATTATTACTGCAGCTGATATCTGTTTGCATAAGTCAATTTGCAGCATAGATAAAGGAGGAAAAGAATTGCTTGTCGCTGTAAGTTTTAGTCTCGAAGCTTCTGAAGCTGTAGCTGAGCGAAGGTCATCTTTCCAGTTGAAGCGTTGGGAAGCTTATGCTAGGTTTCATAAGAAGGTcaagatagcaattttactCTTCATGAGTCATTGTGAAAAATCACTTATTTTCTGTCTAATACCAAACTTATTTCAGGTTTCTGAAAAGTGGTGGTGTGCACCTGGACATGGTGACTGGTCAACAAATCTGGAGAGGTACACACTATGCCAGGATGGGATATTCCATAAGGTTTGTACAGCTGAAACATTATTAGCTTTTTATTACTTTGTTTATCTTTTTCTCAGTCTTTTGTTATGTTTTAGATTATCTGAGAATACGAGACTGATCGTGCATGCACATTTGGAATAATTGCACAAACTGATACTTGTAGCAGTGATGACAAGTTAGACTGTTTATGTCATGGGTTTGATTACATTCTATGCATCTATGATGTCTTGTTGCAGCAAGACCAATTTGGGAGACTTTTGCCTACATTTATTCAAATAATCGATTTGacggaagaggaagaggaagagtaTTGGATGGTTGTATCTGCCATATTCGAGGGCAAAGAGACTTCCAGTCTACCATCTGAATCAAGTTACGCTGATAGATCATCATCTGACCCTCCGAGTTCTACTCCATTAAGTGATCCCATCAACAATAAGGTTAGTATGATCTGACCATCTGCTACATTCACTCAATTTCGGGAAAGGAAAGCTCCTGTAACAATTTCTGTGTAACTATTGTTGATTCAGTGTCCACATGAATTTTCTCTGTTATTCCTTGTGGAATTGCTAGCTGCTCCAAAGCAAGGCAGTAACATCAATCCTTACTGTTTCTTCATTGTGCTCCCCTAGGTGCACTTGCTCAGGACAATGCTTCAATGGGAGGAGCAAGTTCGCCGTGGCGCATCTATGGCGGAGAAAAGTCTCGGTGTAAGCACATGCACGAAACCAATCCTACGCGAGGTGGCCATAATCTTCTGGCCGAATGGGAAGATAATGAGGATGAGCACTGGTAGCACAGCTGCTGACGCTGCTAGAAGAATGGGCGTTGAAGGGAAGCTGCTTTGGGTCAATGGCCAACTAGTATTGCCTCAAACGGAGCTCAAAGATGGGGATATAGTTGAAGTGAGGGTGTAGATGCAGTTTCCAGCTTCCAATACACCTTTCTCAGGGCTACTGATCAGATCAGGCTGGTTCCTCAGTTCTTGCCAACTACCTAGGCGTGCAACAGACCGGAGAATGGTAGACCTAGGAAGCCAAACCTCAATTGTACAGTCCATCTGTCGAAATGAATCGTAGGAAGCAGATTCTGTAAGTATCGTACAATTGTGTACTGTGTACATAAACAAAAGCAACTTAAAGTATCAAATGACTGTCCAATTGTAAGTATCCTTGTTCAGAGTGTAGTACTGCAAATTTCTGTAAGTAAAGTTGTGATAATATTTAGCCAGCGAATTACAGTTTAGGGCGGCATAATGGAGAGAAGAAACAAGGTTGTTCGGTTGGTTTGTGCCTAAAGTAAAATTTCCTATGATTTGGCTAGTCAAAATTTGACGGAGGTATTATAGCCTACAATTTGGCTAAAGATAGCcaagaaataaatggaaaatatGACAGAAAGGTATAGTGCTTCAAAATTTTGCAACCATCTAGATAAGTGCTCAAGGAGCCCAACGTCATTTGCCTGTAAAATCCTGGTGAACTGTACGGGCGTTGATTTTCCGATTAGACTTGCGGACTGAAAACACAAAGGATCATTATTTTGGCTGATTACTTGTTCACACCGATCTTCGTGAATTGAATTGAGcagcacaaatattttttaaaatgaatgGCGAGTATGAAGCGGATTTTCCTGTTCACACCGGAACAACGGGAGCCGTGTTCACTTGTTAAGCATCCCCCGGGCCCACATGCAGCCACGCTCCCACACCGAGGCTCATCAACGGGAGAGGGTAGCCTGCTTACCCGTTTAATCACCCCATGGCCCCACTTGCAGCCACACCGCGTGCTCCCACTAAAGACTAAGGTGTTCAAACATTCAAAACGAGGGAAAACCCTAGGAGACCCTCTCCCAACGGTCGGATCTGCTCCTGATCTCCTATAAAagcccctcgccgccgtcgtccTCCGCATCACAGCTCGTTTCCCATCAACAATTCCACCGCACCCGCATCAGGAGAAGAAGGTAAGAGAAGGtaggagaagagggagagagatggaggtggcggcggcatgGGCATCGGCCATGGACTTCCACGCGCTATCCCGCCGCGAGCTCCAGGCGCTGTGCAAGCGCAACGGCGTCCGCGCCAACATGACCAACGCCGCCATGGCCGAGGCGCTCCAGGCCCTGACCTCGGTGAGCATCCTCAATTTTTCCCCATTCGTTTCGATGGATTGGCCCGGGATTCTCGTTTGCGTTTTTGCGTTCGTGAGGCGTTTTGGGATGGGGCGGTCGTTGATGCGGGTTTTGGTTTGTGGATTAGGTGGACGGGATCGACGAGATCGGTACGACTCTGTGCCTCCCGACGCCGGGGAGGTCGGCGGTGAAGGTGGCcggggaggagcagcagcacggGAGCCCGCTGCCCCGCGGCCGCCGCGTGTCGGTGAAGTCGCCTGAGGTCATCCGGATGGAGGTCGAAGAGGGCGACGACGAGGTGAAGCGGGATCTGGTGAAGGCGATCGTGAGGACCCCCGGGTTGGCGCTGCGCAGCTCCAGCCGCCGCGCGCGGACCACGCCCGCGCCGATCCCGACTCCAGCCACCCTGCGGAGGAGCCAGAGGACGGCGGCTCGGAAGGCCTCGGCGCCGGTGGAGGTGGAAAACCGCGCGGAAGAGGTGTCCACG
Coding sequences:
- the LOC133919583 gene encoding probable GTP diphosphokinase RSH3, chloroplastic isoform X2, whose protein sequence is MTPSPASASASDSGMLGRRLTLLPAVSRGGTTRARMTLGCVLLDHVAPRLAVASAALVGAREVIAAAAAAGAGGSGAVHGAVASTLAQVAVTAVAIASGACLSTKVDFLWPRIEQLPDTLIFEGVEVTGYQIFEDPKVQKAIVFASTAHLGQFRRTGDPYVTHCIHTGKILAALVPSTGERAVNTVVAGILHDVIDDTSESLKSIEEQFGDDVASLVSGVSKLSYINQLLRRHRQKNTGGSTLTSEEANNLRVMLLGMVDDPRVVLIKLADRLHNMRTIYALPLPKAEAVAQETLAIWCSLASRLGVWALKAELEDLCFAVLQPQIFKKIQSELTLMWNRTSKAKSMRRSSVRSELLASMKDAHTMPAHDLFSSCNQEKPNMRELLQAVLPFDLFLDRKRRSYFLSNLNSSSEESIPKPKIVDAAAVALASLAACEEELERELLISTSYIPGMEVTMSSRLKSLYSIYCKMKRKDVGIRQVYDARALRVIVGDKNGALHGPAVRSCYSVLDIVHRLWSPIDGEFDDYIINPKGSGYQSLHTAVQASDSSPLEVQIRTQRMHEYAEYGLAAHWLYKESKVEYRSGMSKRISQSTSYSSSSSEDESSIQDGIPSKYSSMKVGHPVLRIEGSHLLAAVIVSQFAA
- the LOC133919583 gene encoding uncharacterized protein LOC133919583 isoform X1 — encoded protein: MTPSPASASASDSGMLGRRLTLLPAVSRGGTTRARMTLGCVLLDHVAPRLAVASAALVGAREVIAAAAAAGAGGSGAVHGAVASTLAQVAVTAVAIASGACLSTKVDFLWPRIEQLPDTLIFEGVEVTGYQIFEDPKVQKAIVFASTAHLGQFRRTGDPYVTHCIHTGKILAALVPSTGERAVNTVVAGILHDVIDDTSESLKSIEEQFGDDVASLVSGVSKLSYINQLLRRHRQKNTGGSTLTSEEANNLRVMLLGMVDDPRVVLIKLADRLHNMRTIYALPLPKAEAVAQETLAIWCSLASRLGVWALKAELEDLCFAVLQPQIFKKIQSELTLMWNRTSKAKSMRRSSVRSELLASMKDAHTMPAHDLFSSCNQEKPNMRELLQAVLPFDLFLDRKRRSYFLSNLNSSSEESIPKPKIVDAAAVALASLAACEEELERELLISTSYIPGMEVTMSSRLKSLYSIYCKMKRKDVGIRQVYDARALRVIVGDKNGALHGPAVRSCYSVLDIVHRLWSPIDGEFDDYIINPKGSGYQSLHTAVQASDSSPLEVQIRTQRMHEYAEYGLAAHWLYKESKVEYRSGMSKRISQSTSYSSSSSEDESSIQDGIPSKYSSMKVGHPVLRIEGSHLLAAVIVSIDKGGKELLVAVSFSLEASEAVAERRSSFQLKRWEAYARFHKKVSEKWWCAPGHGDWSTNLERYTLCQDGIFHKQDQFGRLLPTFIQIIDLTEEEEEEYWMVVSAIFEGKETSSLPSESSYADRSSSDPPSSTPLSDPINNKVHLLRTMLQWEEQVRRGASMAEKSLGVSTCTKPILREVAIIFWPNGKIMRMSTGSTAADAARRMGVEGKLLWVNGQLVLPQTELKDGDIVEVRV